In Glycine max cultivar Williams 82 chromosome 15, Glycine_max_v4.0, whole genome shotgun sequence, the DNA window TCACGGTTATCCTTGGCTTGCTCTTTCTGTGGAAGCATAAATCCACGACTTCAATTGTGTTTCGATAAATAAAACAGTTTAACTATTGAGCATCAAGTGTGAAAATAGATGATTATACGAAGAGTGGgtgaaaaaatatacacataaaCATTACTCGTTTTCAAAATCTACAAAGTCACGTGTTTATATTAGCTAGCAACAACACATGTACATGGAAAGAGGAATGAAACATGGGAgaaccaaattataaaaaaagttggcATGCATGGATGCACCTATCGACAAAGTAGGCAAGAGGAATCATGAAAACAGAAGTAAAGAGGTAGCGATAGGCCATAAGAACCCTTAAGCTCATCCCATCATTCGCAACCAATTTGAACAAGATGCTAACTCCAGCATAAGGAACCTGAACCAGCACCATCAGAATCGCAGGCTTCACCTCTGCTATCACACTTGTGACTTGTGAATATGCAAGGTGACGAGAGATGCTGCATGTGCAAAAGATATATTTGCATTGGTTTAATTGAAacctatattattattattgacatCTTTGGAATTAACCTATATTAGATATAGCTAGCTCTGTTGAAACGTCTCTCtggaatattaatttaatagtaGGACACATTTTTAGAATAGTTTGTTTGGCTGTTCGCGGTGGCCAACCACCACGCGCGCACACTCAATTGATTTTCAATCGACTTCACCTCTTGTTTGAGTCTGAGATATGCACAAAAttgctactattttttttttaattctgcaTTAAGGGTATCACCCAATTCATTAAAAGactgattttaatttctttaaacacAGACATCAACCAAGTGACCTTTGCCTCTATTTTCTTCATCTAAGCAATATGATCTCtctcttaattatataattaagagaagacattaaattataacttttaattagatAATGTTTTCTAACACCCGTtagattgaaatttttttaacataaatcaTATGTATAAAATTCTATATTAatccaaaattatttgttatcttattgatatagattaaaattgatgtaatataaatttttaaaatatattaagatataaatcatttgattacttatttattgatgttcaattttgacaaaatttgattAAGACAATCTTGATaatgtgtaaatataatttaatgattggattgataaaaattatattctatgTGAAGTTAAGAACACTTGTTTAAGTTAAACCAGTGTAATTTCATCATTCTCTATATAttactataaattaataattaattaaatgatattttatctgATTTATTCTAAATCCTGTATTTTAAACTTGAAACTCTAAACTACCGCCCTCTGCCTTGAGATTGGATGTATGTTTTCATTAAActatttttcatgaaaaatgaTGTTTTCAACAAATTAGGATAGGATAAGTTATGTATGCTCCGAAATTAATTTAGTCCCAAGTAATTTTCACATGACACTTAAACCCAGTTTTATTAACTTTcttgtaaattgaaaattttaacaatGTATCATGAAAATTAACCGAAACCATAAACATATGATAGTTCCAAACAATGCAATAATTTTCCCAAGGCAGGCCAAGATGATTTAACACTTgagttccccccccccccccctcaataTTTAATGCATAATGCGATAGAGATAGAGGTGCCAAGGAAATAACCATTGATTCTGTAgcttataaaacaaaaatattctgTTATACTCTGATCAAAATATATCGGGCCGGAAAAGGAGACAAATGACTCCTTTTTCACTTTGATAATTTCATTGTACACGCTCAGTTTTATTCTATTTATCGTAACcactaaatttattgatttgcaCTCAAACACATATGAATACTGCTTTTCAGGAAcatctctatatttatttattttgtccaaatgaaagaaaacaaaggagCCGGTAATCTTTCTCATAAATTGGACTCAGTAGTAGTAGTACAAAGAAACTAACAGTCACGGGTTTGTGCAATCCAATAAAAGAATGGGAGCATTGCATTGCAAGTACCAAGCAGTTCTTTCACTTATTTGCTTCTCATGCACCTAGCAATAACCTCTACAAAATTCTTATACATCTGTTGCTTCAAATACATCTTCTGCACCTTCTTTCTTCCTACCACCCCCATTTGCTTCCTTGCCGACTGGTTTTTGAGTAAAAACCAGAGATTCTGTGCAAGAACAAGATTCCCCGGATGTCCAACAGGATGAAGAAGACCTGTAACATTGTGCTCAACAATCTCCTGTGTTCCTCCAGCGTCCGTCCCAAGAACCTACTCCACCGAAATGAACATGAGGACATACTTTCACTGAACAAGTTAACAGATAGAAGCacagaaaatattattaatccCACACTAGATCCATCCCCAATTGCAGCTTTTTTAAGAGCCAAAAATGTTATTAGAAGGCATTGTCTTTTACTTTAAGGCTACAATTACATGCATATGCTTCAGTAACAATAATCTTGATGAGTTTAAGgagaaaatataaatcataCCGGAAGACCAAACGCCATTGCTTCTATAGTCACACGTCCAAATGTTTCTCCCAGCCCCTGTTCACCATTTCTTTAATTAGCAACAGCTTTGCACAATAGAGAATATTTCTTTCTACAATTAATTTGATGACTCCAAATGTAGTAATATCTGGAATGTGTAGTTTCAGCTATTATGTCAAGTTGCAAAATGAAATGCTTTAGATTATGTTTCAATGCAAAACAGAGCCCAAAACAGGATTCTTTGTTATTTACAACGATTTCATTGATTGCTCACtaaatattatctttgatttataGAGAAAACTAAACAGGGTTAGTCAAAATTCAAACATCTTAATATAACGAGTCATAAGACAGGCAAGCATACTCCAGAAATGGGATAAGGCAAGAACTTCAAGTCTTCAAGTTAATATGATGAAAATCCAaatcggaaaaaaaaaatcaatatatttcaTATACCTCGACAAATAACTTACAGTGACATCATGATAATATTTCCAACAtagagaaacatttttttttcatttacaattAGCTATGTTTGGAGCTATACGGATGTCAGATATAAACTGGATTCATAAACACATGCATACTTAAACAATGAATGAAaaagttttagatttttatataAGCATACTTAcaactatatatgtatgtataaacATTTTGCGtactactttaaaaataatttaacctttaatCAAGACTTACCTGAGAGTTTATAACATAAACATCTGCGGCAGAGTAAAGTGAGGCAACCCGTGTTGTGGCTGGAGTCCAAAAAATTGATGTCGAGGTGTTTGGATGTTGTTCTAAGAAACTTAGAAGGCTTTTAACATAATCCGCCTTGTTACTCTTTGATCTAACAGAACCAATGAGAAGTTTGAGAGATTGTTGAATTGTTCCTTTGTCATTAGGCAACACTTGTTTCCTTCTGTGAATGTCAGTTTTCATAATCAGtgcaatatataaaaattggataCTATACAACCGTAAGTTATAAAACATTCTTTTTAAATTCATGTAACCTGCTTAAAGAATTGCTTGAGATACTATTCGAAGCTACTTTCCCATTACTCATCAACGGCAACAATTTTCTAATACGATGCTTTCTAGCCAGGGAAGATAGGCCTTCCTTTATATTTGAtacttctttcattttcttatcaCCTGGTGACTGTCCTTGTTCAAGTACTGAGCTTACTGATTCAAGAAGCAATAGCTGGCCCTTCCCAGGGTTGATGCTGCTTAGAGATATCACAAGCATGTCATTATCAGTTAGGCCCATTTCTTTTCGGACTGATTCCCTCAATAACTGCTTTTTCTCAACCATTTTCTCGGTACTGAAGGATGGAGTGTTAAGTGTTGAAGGAATACCAGCTACAAATGCCAGTTCATCATTAACAGACAATGGAACAATTTCAGGATGGGATCTCAGTTTTATGCTTTCCTCTTCACACCATTTTTGCCACTGTTTAGATTGTGATTCCGAAAGAAAAACCAACATCTTTACTCTGTGCAATACATCCTTTGAACGATCGAAGTACTCTCGTCTATTTTCCATAATCCACCAGGCAACTTGGCTCGCACCAGCTGGAAAATGTTCAATATATTGTTCTGGAAACATATAAAACGATAATGATTTTCTATTAAGACATGTAGAGAAATGGAATTACAAACTCTCAGTGACAAATTATAAACTGCAACAAAATATACCACTGTTTACAGATTGATAACGGTAGAAGATTCCAATCGACCAATAAAGCAATATGCATACCTCCACGTATAATCAAACTCATTTGTTTTATCAATTTCCATGGTTCAAACTTCAAATGATTAAAAGGTTAGCTGTATATATGAAGGAAGGAAGTGAGGCATGGTGATGAGACAGTACTAATATTGTATCATTGCATGACAAGTTTAGGAAGTCCTATACCAATAATTCTAGAATTAGTATGAGAGTAGAATTAAGCCTTTAGCATTGTTGCAATGTGTCTCCAGAAGACTAAAGTTCTTCAAAGCACATTCATTTATATAGCTTTGAAATAGTCTAAACTAAAACagttttgggggggggggggggcgcgAGAGATGGGGCGGCCATTGTTTAGTTTGAAAACTCCAAGGACTTTCTGACACTAAACACTACAATATACATAAGGAAATGTCACGAATGTGCTTACCAATCCATGATGCACAGACAGCTGAACCAGCAATTACAAGATCAGCCTTCATTGCAGTTTTGAAGCTGAGATCTGCTTTGTCCTCAAGCACCTTGATCCGTCTCCTAGCAAGCTCTGACATCAAACCACCTTTTCTGCTAAGCACAACAGCTGAAACAGTAGCCCCGCAGCTCAAAAGTTCAGTTGCCAACTCCATCATTGAAAGTGGAGCTCCGGTCATGGAAAGCTCGTGGAATATCAAGATAAATCTTCTGGACCAAACCAGACGTGCAAAGTCCTCCTTCCTGTTACATGTCCCAGAACGTTTCTCAGGACTCCATTCCAGAATTCTATCCTCCATTGGGCCAAACGGACCAACCAGCAATCCATACGTACTATTGGTTGTAGGAATTTCGGGCTCCTGCTCCTCTATATCAGTGTTCTTAATTTCTGTAGTTGGTTTCAGCTTACCACGTGATTTACCTTTTGAAGAACGTCTGCCCTTGCTCCTATTCTTTGAGCTTGTTTTACGATGAGATGGAACATCATTGTCGTTCTTGGCCAAAGCTACATTTATAGTTTTACTAATCCCAGCGATATCTGCATCAGTGTCATTATTAGCAGATAATGATTTATTGCTAGCAAGCAAATCACGTCGCTGAATCTGTTCAGCATCTGAGTTGGTATTTCTCGGCCCGGTTCCATAGCCAGAAAATTCTTCCTTCTTATCACTATGAGCCCACCTGGACTGAACAAAAAATCCAAGATAAGCCCAGAGGGTGATTAGAAGCAAC includes these proteins:
- the LOC100793827 gene encoding uncharacterized protein, which produces MEESINRGEYQPNLAKQSSLRLGGSFKSTLSGRSTPRNSPSFRRLNSGRTPRKEGRSSVGGALWFRSNRLLLWLLLITLWAYLGFFVQSRWAHSDKKEEFSGYGTGPRNTNSDAEQIQRRDLLASNKSLSANNDTDADIAGISKTINVALAKNDNDVPSHRKTSSKNRSKGRRSSKGKSRGKLKPTTEIKNTDIEEQEPEIPTTNSTYGLLVGPFGPMEDRILEWSPEKRSGTCNRKEDFARLVWSRRFILIFHELSMTGAPLSMMELATELLSCGATVSAVVLSRKGGLMSELARRRIKVLEDKADLSFKTAMKADLVIAGSAVCASWIEQYIEHFPAGASQVAWWIMENRREYFDRSKDVLHRVKMLVFLSESQSKQWQKWCEEESIKLRSHPEIVPLSVNDELAFVAGIPSTLNTPSFSTEKMVEKKQLLRESVRKEMGLTDNDMLVISLSSINPGKGQLLLLESVSSVLEQGQSPGDKKMKEVSNIKEGLSSLARKHRIRKLLPLMSNGKVASNSISSNSLSRRKQVLPNDKGTIQQSLKLLIGSVRSKSNKADYVKSLLSFLEQHPNTSTSIFWTPATTRVASLYSAADVYVINSQGLGETFGRVTIEAMAFGLPVLGTDAGGTQEIVEHNVTGLLHPVGHPGNLVLAQNLWFLLKNQSARKQMGVVGRKKVQKMYLKQQMYKNFVEVIARCMRSK